The following are encoded in a window of Arthrobacter antioxidans genomic DNA:
- a CDS encoding ABC transporter permease, with protein MSAVTGRAVLEQNRSPRGERLVRALRSPSGAIFVLVAVLLAAVLAANPSFGEPGSLIRFIGRTAPIAIAAIGQYFVIVSGEFDLSMGSVVTAQVIIAGNLVGQDESRTLPVLVLMVAFGAFVGLVNGLVTTLLKVPSFIVTLGMMLALLGLVLYWTGGAATGNPADSFRQIGRGGIQDVPVLGVIPYPVIILAVLAVGAFWLMRRPYGRTLIAVGDNAQAAALTGAPVWWVRTRAFMLSSLAATVAGVILVGYAGVHPSVGQGYEFTAITAVVLGGVVLGGGRGWVLSAAAGAFALELLFTLLNFLGVQSTWRDTVQGVIIIVAVAAAAQTWQRKRRGSTTQAHDQHRPIAAPQPVPGTTEGGT; from the coding sequence ATGAGCGCGGTCACGGGACGCGCCGTCCTCGAGCAGAACCGGTCCCCGCGGGGAGAGCGCCTGGTCCGGGCGCTCCGCTCGCCGAGCGGGGCGATCTTCGTCCTCGTCGCCGTCCTCCTGGCCGCCGTCCTGGCGGCGAACCCCTCGTTCGGCGAGCCGGGATCTCTGATCCGCTTCATCGGCCGGACGGCCCCCATCGCGATCGCCGCCATCGGCCAGTACTTCGTCATCGTGTCCGGCGAGTTCGACCTGTCCATGGGGTCGGTGGTCACGGCGCAGGTCATCATCGCCGGCAACCTCGTCGGCCAGGACGAGTCCCGCACACTACCGGTCCTGGTCCTCATGGTTGCGTTCGGTGCGTTCGTGGGACTCGTCAACGGCCTCGTGACCACCCTCCTGAAGGTCCCGAGCTTCATCGTGACCCTCGGGATGATGCTCGCCCTGCTCGGCCTCGTCCTGTACTGGACGGGCGGCGCGGCCACGGGGAATCCCGCCGACAGCTTCCGCCAGATCGGCCGCGGCGGCATCCAGGACGTCCCCGTCCTGGGCGTGATCCCCTATCCCGTGATCATCCTCGCGGTCCTCGCGGTAGGCGCCTTCTGGCTCATGCGCAGGCCCTACGGGCGCACCCTGATCGCCGTCGGCGACAACGCGCAGGCCGCCGCCCTGACCGGCGCGCCGGTCTGGTGGGTCCGCACCCGCGCCTTCATGCTGTCTTCGCTCGCGGCCACCGTGGCCGGCGTGATCCTGGTCGGCTACGCGGGAGTGCACCCCTCCGTGGGCCAGGGCTACGAGTTCACCGCCATCACCGCCGTCGTCCTCGGCGGGGTGGTCCTCGGCGGGGGCCGGGGCTGGGTCCTGTCCGCCGCCGCGGGGGCCTTCGCCCTCGAACTGCTCTTCACCCTCCTGAACTTCCTCGGCGTCCAGTCCACGTGGCGTGACACCGTGCAGGGCGTGATCATCATCGTCGCCGTCGCCGCGGCCGCCCAGACCTGGCAGCGCAAGCGACGCGGCTCCACCACGCAGGCCCATGACCAGCACCGTCCGATAGCAGCACCACAGCCCGTACCGGGCACCACTGAGGGAGGAACATGA
- a CDS encoding sugar ABC transporter ATP-binding protein, which translates to MDDDVSTSREPAPILHVTGLSKSFFGVPVLQDASLTLFPGEVHGLVGENGAGKSTLMKLLAGVHVRDAGTVEIDGRPVTFTHPLQARRAGLSTVFQEFNLLPERTVAQNIYLGREPRKGLLVDRRAMTRDTAELLGQLGITSIRPSDVISSLSVAQQQIVEIAKAVSYDARIISMDEPTAALAGPEVDLLYGIIDRLRKRGTAILYVSHRLKEVFDLCDTITVLKDGRVVTSSPAADLDDAALVRAMVGRPISAFFPDPLPGTAVGDPLLEVQGAGNDQLDDVHLTLRAGEIVGVAGLQGSGRSELVHAVFGAAPFTRGTVGLGGRDHRPASPREAIRHRVALITEDRKAEGLSLNQSIIDNALSVVRSVYPRRTAAARREAPGVFSSLEVIARDLDQEVQYLSGGNQQKVVLAKWLAIDPQVVLLDEPTRGIDVGAKVAVYTLMRRLAREGKAILMVSSELPEVLGMSDRVIVMRDGRVAGEVPAGASEEQVLHLATGARGVDP; encoded by the coding sequence GTGGACGACGACGTCAGCACCAGCAGGGAACCGGCTCCGATCCTGCACGTCACGGGACTCTCGAAGAGCTTCTTCGGAGTGCCGGTCCTGCAGGACGCGTCACTGACGCTCTTCCCCGGCGAGGTCCACGGACTCGTCGGCGAGAACGGGGCCGGCAAGTCCACCCTGATGAAACTCCTCGCCGGCGTGCACGTCCGCGACGCAGGGACCGTGGAGATCGACGGGCGGCCCGTCACGTTCACCCATCCGCTGCAGGCCCGCCGCGCGGGGCTCTCCACCGTCTTCCAGGAGTTCAACCTGCTGCCCGAGCGCACTGTGGCGCAGAACATCTACCTGGGGCGGGAGCCGAGGAAAGGGCTCCTCGTGGACCGCCGGGCCATGACCAGGGACACCGCGGAACTGCTCGGACAACTCGGCATCACCAGCATCCGGCCCAGCGACGTGATCAGTTCGCTCTCGGTGGCGCAGCAGCAGATCGTCGAGATCGCCAAGGCCGTCAGCTACGACGCCCGGATCATCTCCATGGACGAGCCGACGGCCGCGCTCGCCGGCCCCGAGGTCGACCTGCTCTACGGGATCATCGACCGGCTCCGGAAGCGCGGGACGGCGATCCTCTACGTCTCCCACCGCCTGAAGGAGGTCTTCGACCTCTGCGACACCATCACCGTGCTCAAGGACGGACGCGTCGTGACGTCGTCGCCCGCCGCGGACCTGGACGACGCCGCGCTCGTGCGGGCCATGGTCGGCAGGCCCATCTCCGCGTTCTTCCCCGATCCCCTGCCGGGCACCGCCGTCGGCGACCCCCTGCTGGAGGTCCAGGGCGCCGGCAACGACCAGCTCGACGACGTCCACCTCACGCTGCGGGCCGGCGAGATCGTCGGGGTCGCCGGCCTCCAGGGGTCGGGGCGCTCCGAGCTCGTCCACGCGGTCTTCGGCGCGGCGCCCTTCACCCGCGGGACCGTGGGACTCGGGGGTCGCGACCACCGGCCGGCCTCGCCCCGGGAGGCCATCCGGCACCGCGTCGCCCTGATCACCGAGGACCGCAAGGCCGAGGGCCTCAGCCTGAACCAGTCGATCATCGACAACGCGCTGAGCGTCGTGCGGTCCGTCTATCCGCGCCGCACGGCGGCGGCACGTCGCGAAGCGCCCGGCGTCTTCTCGTCCCTGGAGGTCATCGCACGGGACCTCGACCAGGAGGTGCAGTACCTCTCGGGCGGGAACCAGCAGAAGGTGGTCCTCGCCAAGTGGCTCGCGATCGACCCGCAGGTCGTGCTGCTCGACGAGCCGACCCGCGGCATCGACGTCGGCGCGAAGGTCGCCGTCTACACCCTGATGCGCCGCCTGGCGCGGGAAGGCAAGGCCATCCTCATGGTCTCGAGTGAGCTGCCCGAGGTGCTCGGGATGTCGGACCGGGTGATCGTCATGCGGGACGGCCGCGTCGCCGGAGAGGTGCCGGCGGGCGCCTCCGAGGAGCAGGTCCTCCACCTCGCGACGGGAGCCCGGGGGGTCGACCCGTGA
- a CDS encoding sugar phosphate isomerase/epimerase family protein produces the protein MTRNFTLFTGQWADLPFEKVAELAGRWGYDGLEIAVSGDHLDAWRWDDDAYIQDRLDILERNGLKVWAISNHLKGQAVCDDPIDFRHEAIVGPRVWGDGDPEGVRRRAAEEMKLTARLAKKLGVDTVVGFTGSSVWQYVAMFPPVPATMIEAGYQDFADRWNPILDVFDECGVRFAHEVHPSEIAYDYWSTQRTLEAIGHRPAFGLNWDPSHFMWQQIDPVAFISDFKDRIYHVDCKDTKMRMGGGRNGILSSHLPWGDPRRGWDFVSTGRGDVPWEDSFRALTAIGYTGPISVEWEDAGMDRLQGAPEALAFLKRFDFAPSETSFDAAFSQ, from the coding sequence ATGACCCGCAATTTCACCCTGTTCACCGGCCAGTGGGCCGATCTCCCCTTCGAGAAGGTCGCCGAGCTCGCCGGCCGGTGGGGCTACGACGGCCTGGAGATCGCCGTCTCCGGGGACCACCTCGACGCCTGGCGGTGGGACGACGACGCCTACATCCAGGACCGGCTCGACATCCTCGAGCGCAACGGGCTGAAGGTCTGGGCCATCTCGAACCACCTCAAGGGCCAGGCCGTCTGCGACGACCCCATCGACTTCCGCCACGAGGCGATCGTCGGGCCGAGGGTCTGGGGCGACGGCGACCCCGAGGGTGTGCGCCGGCGTGCCGCGGAGGAGATGAAGCTGACCGCGCGCCTCGCGAAGAAGCTCGGCGTGGACACCGTCGTCGGCTTCACCGGCTCCTCCGTCTGGCAGTACGTGGCCATGTTCCCGCCCGTGCCCGCGACCATGATCGAGGCCGGGTACCAGGACTTCGCAGACCGCTGGAACCCCATCCTGGACGTCTTCGACGAGTGCGGGGTCCGCTTCGCGCACGAGGTCCACCCCTCGGAGATCGCCTACGACTACTGGTCCACCCAGCGCACCCTCGAGGCCATCGGCCACCGCCCCGCCTTCGGCCTCAACTGGGACCCGAGCCACTTCATGTGGCAGCAGATCGACCCGGTGGCCTTCATCTCGGACTTCAAGGACCGCATCTACCACGTGGACTGCAAGGACACGAAGATGCGCATGGGCGGGGGGCGCAACGGCATCCTCTCCTCCCACCTGCCCTGGGGGGACCCGCGGCGTGGCTGGGACTTCGTCTCGACCGGTCGCGGCGACGTGCCCTGGGAGGACAGCTTCCGGGCACTGACGGCCATCGGCTACACCGGTCCCATCTCCGTGGAATGGGAGGACGCCGGCATGGACCGGCTGCAGGGAGCGCCCGAGGCCCTCGCCTTCCTGAAGCGCTTCGATTTCGCTCCGTCGGAGACATCCTTCGACGCCGCCTTCAGCCAGTAG
- a CDS encoding ABC transporter permease produces MNRLTSTHIVYLVALLTVIAGTILVGSTGRSFFSPGNISDILTGTSILGFIAIGQTLVILVGSLDLSVPYVISLSSLIGAGIMANQPGNILPAVLAALLVSGLIGLANGAVVAGLKVHGFIATLGMGLIISGYLGSNYQGSSGQAPLAFRLVGATGIGPVPVSTLIMLACAAVVVLMLNTTRLGHAIYAVGGDASVARMSGIRTATPVVAAHVICSMLAGLAGLLLAARLGVGSPTIGSQGGYDLLSIAAVVLGGTLLAGGKGSVVGTLGGVLIFAMLDNIMSVLQVNPFLKDVVRGVVIVVAVAVYARRTVVPRQARFGRGGVPHGEGPPPGAVSRNDDGPADGTGRGARDGVSA; encoded by the coding sequence GTGAACCGCCTGACCTCCACGCACATCGTCTACCTCGTGGCCCTGCTGACGGTCATCGCGGGCACCATCCTCGTCGGCTCGACGGGCCGCAGCTTCTTCAGTCCCGGCAACATCTCCGACATCCTCACCGGGACGAGCATCCTCGGCTTCATCGCCATCGGGCAGACCCTCGTGATCCTCGTCGGCAGCCTGGACCTCTCCGTGCCGTACGTCATCAGCCTCTCGAGCCTGATCGGGGCCGGCATCATGGCGAACCAGCCGGGGAACATCCTCCCCGCGGTGCTCGCCGCGCTGCTCGTCTCCGGGCTCATCGGCCTCGCCAACGGTGCGGTGGTGGCCGGGCTGAAGGTCCACGGCTTCATCGCCACCCTCGGCATGGGCCTGATCATCAGCGGCTACCTCGGGTCCAACTACCAGGGCAGTTCGGGCCAGGCGCCGCTGGCCTTCCGCCTCGTCGGCGCCACGGGAATCGGGCCGGTCCCGGTCTCGACCCTCATCATGCTCGCGTGCGCCGCCGTCGTCGTACTCATGCTGAACACCACGCGCCTCGGGCACGCGATATACGCCGTGGGCGGCGACGCCTCCGTCGCGAGGATGTCCGGCATCAGGACCGCGACGCCGGTCGTCGCCGCCCACGTGATCTGTTCCATGCTGGCCGGGCTGGCGGGCCTGCTCCTGGCCGCCCGGCTCGGCGTCGGCAGCCCGACCATCGGCTCGCAGGGCGGCTACGACCTGCTGTCGATCGCCGCCGTCGTGCTCGGCGGCACCCTCCTCGCCGGCGGCAAGGGGTCCGTCGTGGGGACCCTCGGCGGCGTCCTGATCTTCGCCATGCTGGACAACATCATGAGCGTGCTGCAGGTCAACCCGTTCCTCAAGGACGTCGTCCGCGGCGTCGTGATCGTGGTGGCGGTCGCCGTCTATGCGCGGCGGACGGTCGTGCCCCGCCAGGCCCGCTTCGGGCGTGGCGGCGTACCGCACGGTGAGGGTCCTCCCCCGGGCGCGGTGTCACGGAACGACGACGGACCGGCCGACGGCACGGGCCGCGGGGCACGGGACGGGGTGTCCGCATGA
- a CDS encoding Gfo/Idh/MocA family protein codes for MTTTVPEPARPGPLGVAMIGYAFMGKAHSAAWRTVGSHFDVPDIARRVVVGRDAEKAADAAARYGWDGSATDWRDVIHRDDVHIVDICTPGYLHAEIAIEALKAGKHVLVEKPLANTIAEGAEMVAAAAAARARGIQSMVGFNYRRVPALAHARNLIADGRLGAIRQLRVAYLQDWLSDPGSPMTWRLRRETAGSGALGDIASHALDQVQFLTGQEVTEVSGRLRTFVGQRPGPDGPEPVTVDDAAWVTAELSGGAVATVEVSRMATGVKNGLRIEVFGERGSLRFDLENLNELWFMEASGPVTEQGFRRILVGEPGHPYLEGWWPPGHVIGWEHTFTHQLRDFLTSIRTGEPPQPSFEAGLQIQRVLAAVEESAAAKSAVVQVGSATPAQP; via the coding sequence ATGACCACCACCGTGCCCGAACCCGCCCGGCCCGGCCCCCTCGGCGTCGCCATGATCGGCTACGCCTTCATGGGCAAGGCGCACTCGGCGGCCTGGCGGACGGTCGGCAGCCACTTCGACGTCCCCGACATCGCGCGGCGCGTCGTCGTCGGGCGTGACGCCGAGAAGGCCGCGGACGCCGCGGCACGCTACGGCTGGGACGGATCGGCCACCGACTGGCGCGACGTGATCCACCGCGACGACGTCCACATCGTCGACATCTGCACGCCGGGCTACCTGCACGCCGAGATCGCTATCGAGGCCCTGAAGGCGGGCAAGCACGTCCTCGTGGAGAAGCCACTGGCCAACACGATCGCGGAGGGCGCCGAGATGGTGGCCGCCGCGGCAGCCGCGAGGGCGCGGGGCATCCAGTCCATGGTCGGCTTCAACTACCGGCGCGTACCCGCCCTCGCCCACGCGCGGAACCTCATCGCGGACGGACGCCTGGGCGCCATCCGCCAGTTGCGGGTCGCCTACCTGCAGGACTGGCTCTCGGACCCCGGATCCCCCATGACCTGGCGACTGCGCAGGGAGACCGCCGGGTCCGGCGCCCTCGGCGACATCGCGTCCCACGCCCTCGACCAGGTGCAGTTCCTCACGGGCCAGGAGGTCACCGAGGTCTCCGGCCGGCTGCGGACCTTCGTGGGGCAGCGCCCGGGTCCGGACGGACCGGAGCCGGTGACGGTCGACGACGCCGCCTGGGTCACCGCAGAACTCTCCGGGGGCGCCGTCGCGACCGTCGAGGTCTCCCGCATGGCGACCGGGGTGAAGAACGGGCTGCGCATCGAGGTGTTCGGCGAGCGCGGGTCCCTCCGCTTCGACCTCGAGAACCTCAACGAGCTGTGGTTCATGGAGGCCTCCGGGCCGGTCACGGAGCAGGGCTTCCGCCGCATCCTGGTCGGCGAGCCCGGCCACCCCTACCTCGAGGGATGGTGGCCCCCGGGCCACGTCATCGGGTGGGAGCACACGTTCACGCACCAGCTCCGCGACTTCCTCACCTCGATCCGGACGGGCGAGCCCCCGCAGCCCTCGTTCGAGGCCGGGCTGCAGATCCAGCGCGTCCTCGCCGCCGTCGAGGAGAGCGCGGCGGCCAAGAGCGCCGTCGTCCAGGTCGGTTCAGCCACCCCCGCCCAGCCGTAG
- a CDS encoding sugar phosphate isomerase/epimerase family protein, whose translation MDTAHVRPLGVNTWVWTSPLTDADLPPLLRRIAAMGFDAVELPLENVGDLTVDAVRDVLAETGLRPYVVGAMAPGRDLVGAPDATIRSTQQYLVGCVGFAAGIGAPAVCGPFYAQTGRLWRMDDAERARAYAELRRNLAPVAEAAVHAGVVLGIEPLNRYETSLINTVDQAIDAIGPLLGHGVGLALDTYHLNIEERSTPDAVRRAGDNLVHLQVCGSDRGAPGGDQTDWPGLFRALDDIRYQGALNIESFTAHNASIATAAAIWRPLAESQDRLAENGLTFLRHAEPSRPRDAPPLQGETP comes from the coding sequence GTGGACACCGCCCACGTCCGCCCGCTCGGCGTCAACACCTGGGTCTGGACGTCCCCGCTGACGGACGCGGACCTGCCTCCCCTCCTGCGGCGGATCGCCGCCATGGGCTTCGACGCCGTCGAGTTGCCCCTCGAGAACGTCGGCGACCTCACCGTGGACGCGGTCCGCGACGTCCTGGCGGAGACGGGACTGCGCCCCTACGTGGTGGGGGCCATGGCGCCAGGACGTGACCTCGTCGGCGCCCCCGACGCCACCATCAGGAGCACCCAGCAGTACCTCGTCGGGTGCGTCGGGTTCGCGGCCGGCATCGGCGCACCCGCGGTGTGCGGGCCCTTCTACGCGCAGACCGGCCGGCTCTGGCGCATGGACGACGCCGAACGCGCCCGGGCCTACGCGGAACTGCGCAGGAACCTCGCCCCCGTGGCGGAGGCGGCCGTCCACGCCGGCGTCGTCCTGGGGATCGAACCGCTCAACCGGTACGAGACCTCCCTCATCAACACGGTGGACCAGGCGATCGACGCGATCGGCCCGCTCCTCGGCCACGGCGTCGGGCTGGCGCTGGACACCTACCACCTCAACATCGAGGAACGGTCCACACCCGACGCCGTCCGGAGGGCCGGCGACAACCTCGTCCACCTGCAGGTGTGCGGCAGCGACCGCGGCGCGCCCGGCGGCGACCAGACCGACTGGCCCGGGCTGTTCCGGGCCCTGGACGACATCCGGTACCAGGGAGCGCTGAACATCGAGAGCTTCACCGCGCACAACGCCAGCATCGCCACGGCCGCAGCCATCTGGCGTCCTCTGGCCGAATCCCAGGACCGGTTGGCGGAGAATGGGCTGACCTTCCTCCGCCACGCGGAACCCTCCCGGCCCCGGGACGCACCACCCCTACAAGGAGAAACCCCATGA
- the nadE gene encoding ammonia-dependent NAD(+) synthetase, translating into MHELQARIIEEMGVKPVIDPAAEVRSRVGFLKDYVRSTGTRGFVLGISGGLDSTLAGRLAQLAVDELRSEGADADFIAMRLPYNVQKDEEDAQAALAFIQPRTSKVFNVAPAVDGIQQEYSETTGERISDFTKGNTKARARMMAQYAIAGQHNLLVVGTDHGAESVTGFFTKFGDGGADVLPLFGLDKRQNRALLKELGAPAALYDKIPTADLLDELPGRADEHELGLTYEQIDDYLEGREVDDDAAKAIEHRYWTTRHKRAVPVTIFDSWWRE; encoded by the coding sequence ATGCATGAACTCCAGGCACGGATCATCGAGGAAATGGGCGTCAAGCCCGTCATCGACCCGGCGGCGGAAGTCCGCAGCAGGGTCGGCTTCCTGAAGGACTACGTCAGGTCCACAGGCACACGCGGGTTCGTCCTCGGCATCAGCGGCGGGCTCGACTCCACCCTGGCGGGCAGGCTCGCCCAGCTCGCCGTCGACGAACTGCGGTCCGAGGGGGCGGATGCCGATTTCATCGCCATGCGCCTGCCCTACAACGTCCAGAAGGACGAGGAGGACGCGCAGGCGGCCCTCGCCTTCATCCAGCCGCGCACCTCGAAGGTGTTCAACGTGGCTCCCGCCGTGGACGGCATCCAGCAGGAGTACTCGGAGACCACCGGTGAGCGCATCTCGGACTTCACCAAGGGCAACACGAAGGCCCGCGCGCGCATGATGGCGCAGTACGCCATCGCCGGGCAGCACAACCTGCTGGTCGTCGGCACGGATCACGGCGCCGAGTCGGTCACGGGCTTCTTCACCAAGTTCGGGGACGGCGGGGCCGACGTCCTGCCCCTGTTCGGGCTCGACAAGCGCCAGAACCGAGCCCTCCTGAAGGAACTCGGGGCACCGGCTGCGCTCTACGACAAGATCCCGACGGCGGACCTGCTGGACGAGCTGCCCGGCCGCGCCGACGAGCACGAACTCGGCCTCACGTACGAGCAGATCGACGACTACCTCGAGGGCCGCGAGGTCGACGACGATGCCGCGAAGGCGATCGAACACCGCTACTGGACCACACGCCACAAGCGCGCGGTACCGGTCACCATCTTCGACTCGTGGTGGCGGGAGTAA
- a CDS encoding LacI family DNA-binding transcriptional regulator, whose protein sequence is MTSIDDVAASLGVSTATVSRALRGLPGVAEETRERVTAAANRLGYVPSSAASGLASGRTMAMGVLVPVIDRWYFSAVLEGVDRQLRAAGYDLILFSLGGAGVNRDRVFHRSILRKRIDALLVMCMHLTEDERTAVQQLDYPNIVVGGAVEGVRHVGIDDARAVRDAVEYLIGLGHTRIAHMRGGGSFDIDFEVPRLREQAFQQTMTDHGLTVREDWSAFGDFRFATSRVSALELLADPADRPTAVFCSSDEMAFGVLKAAAELGVAVPGELSVIGIDDHEFSEPMGLTTIRQDPEDQGAYAADLLLGELLRNEPADYPPPRPHTLVERETTGPVRA, encoded by the coding sequence GTGACGAGCATCGACGACGTCGCGGCTTCCCTCGGGGTCTCGACGGCCACGGTGTCCCGCGCGCTGCGCGGGCTGCCGGGCGTGGCCGAGGAGACGCGGGAGCGGGTCACCGCTGCGGCGAACAGGCTCGGCTATGTCCCGTCGTCGGCCGCCTCCGGCCTCGCCTCGGGCCGCACCATGGCCATGGGCGTACTCGTCCCGGTGATCGACCGCTGGTACTTCTCGGCCGTGCTGGAGGGCGTGGACCGTCAGCTGCGCGCGGCCGGGTACGACCTCATCCTCTTCAGCCTCGGCGGCGCGGGCGTGAACCGGGACCGGGTGTTCCACCGCTCCATCCTGCGCAAGCGCATCGACGCGCTGCTGGTCATGTGCATGCATCTCACCGAGGACGAGCGGACGGCCGTCCAGCAGCTGGACTACCCCAACATCGTGGTGGGCGGCGCGGTCGAGGGTGTCCGGCACGTCGGGATCGACGACGCCCGCGCGGTACGTGACGCGGTGGAGTACCTGATCGGGCTCGGCCACACGCGGATCGCCCACATGCGGGGCGGCGGGTCCTTCGACATCGACTTCGAAGTGCCGCGCCTCCGCGAGCAGGCCTTCCAGCAGACCATGACGGACCACGGGCTGACGGTGCGCGAGGACTGGTCGGCCTTCGGCGACTTCCGCTTCGCCACCTCCCGCGTATCGGCGCTGGAGCTGCTCGCCGATCCCGCGGACCGGCCGACGGCGGTGTTCTGCTCCTCCGACGAGATGGCGTTCGGCGTGCTGAAGGCCGCGGCGGAGCTCGGCGTCGCCGTCCCGGGCGAGCTGTCCGTGATCGGCATCGACGACCACGAGTTCTCCGAACCCATGGGCCTGACGACCATCCGGCAGGACCCCGAGGACCAGGGCGCCTACGCGGCGGACCTCCTGCTCGGGGAGCTGCTGCGCAACGAGCCGGCGGACTACCCGCCGCCGCGGCCCCACACGCTCGTGGAACGGGAGACCACCGGACCGGTCAGGGCCTGA
- a CDS encoding exodeoxyribonuclease III — MKIATWNVNSLRARADRVEAWLNRSDVDVLAIQETKCKDENFPWELFENSGFEVAHFGLSQWNGVAIASRVGLDDVERTFPGQPAFGKPGADEVQEARAIAATCGGVRVWSLYVPNGRALDDPHMPYKIDWLNTLRGHAQQWIAEDPDAQIALMGDWNIAPQDDDVWDIDLFVDGGYTHVSPAERAAFQAFLDSGFADLARPFTPGPGLYTYWDYKQLRFPKKEGMRIDFVLGSPALAARTTDAFVDREERKGKGASDHAPVVVELSGP; from the coding sequence GTGAAGATCGCCACTTGGAACGTCAACTCCCTCCGTGCCCGCGCCGACCGCGTCGAAGCCTGGCTGAACAGGTCCGACGTCGACGTCCTGGCCATCCAGGAGACGAAGTGCAAGGACGAGAACTTCCCCTGGGAACTGTTCGAGAACAGCGGCTTCGAGGTGGCGCATTTCGGCCTGAGCCAGTGGAACGGCGTCGCCATCGCCTCCCGTGTGGGCCTCGACGACGTCGAGCGGACCTTCCCCGGCCAGCCCGCCTTCGGCAAGCCGGGAGCGGACGAGGTGCAGGAGGCCCGGGCCATCGCCGCGACGTGTGGCGGGGTGCGGGTCTGGAGCCTGTACGTCCCGAACGGGCGGGCGCTCGACGACCCGCACATGCCGTACAAGATCGACTGGCTGAACACCCTCCGCGGGCATGCGCAGCAGTGGATCGCCGAGGACCCCGACGCGCAGATCGCCCTCATGGGCGACTGGAACATCGCACCGCAGGACGACGACGTCTGGGACATCGACCTGTTCGTCGACGGCGGCTACACCCACGTCAGCCCGGCCGAGCGCGCCGCGTTCCAGGCCTTCCTCGACTCCGGCTTCGCCGACCTCGCGCGCCCCTTCACCCCCGGGCCCGGCCTGTACACCTACTGGGACTACAAGCAGCTCCGCTTCCCGAAGAAGGAGGGCATGCGCATCGACTTCGTCCTCGGCTCCCCCGCCCTGGCCGCCCGCACGACCGACGCCTTCGTGGACCGGGAAGAGCGCAAGGGCAAGGGTGCCTCGGACCACGCCCCCGTCGTCGTGGAACTCAGCGGGCCGTGA
- a CDS encoding substrate-binding domain-containing protein, whose protein sequence is MRGSILGKVTVIAATTLLALTACTTDSSIENPPASEGAGAGESAAAEPTEDSTEWFDQAVYDTQDEQRSATFEGDPAQPYLQYIDGEMTDTSAFAAEGPQKVCFSNASISNPWRQTGWITMNQQLEALQESGVISEMETRDAQDDDNTQIADIDYFISDGDCDAFIISPNSTAAMTPAVERACETGKPVVVFDRGVQTDCAVTFIHPIGGFAWGIDTAEFLSERLGEGDKVVALRILPGVDVLEQRWAAAERIFEENGIEAVDYFTGADPVEIKSIIADELATGDVQGVWMDAGDGAVAAIEAFEDAGADLPVMTGEDEMSFLRKWDETGIDALAPVYSNFQWRTPLLALEKIFKGEEIPAEWVLPQSPITENERAAFLTANEGMPDGHYAKFGGEDLQGYPEVWQERQIP, encoded by the coding sequence ATGCGTGGAAGCATCCTGGGCAAGGTCACGGTGATCGCAGCGACGACGCTGCTCGCCCTGACGGCCTGCACCACCGATTCATCCATCGAGAACCCGCCGGCCTCCGAAGGCGCCGGGGCCGGCGAATCCGCGGCCGCCGAGCCCACCGAGGACAGCACGGAGTGGTTCGACCAGGCCGTGTACGACACACAGGACGAACAGCGCTCGGCCACCTTCGAGGGCGATCCAGCGCAGCCGTACCTGCAGTACATCGACGGCGAGATGACGGACACCTCGGCGTTCGCCGCCGAGGGGCCCCAGAAGGTGTGTTTCTCGAACGCGTCGATCTCGAACCCGTGGCGTCAGACGGGCTGGATCACCATGAACCAGCAGCTCGAGGCGCTCCAGGAGTCCGGCGTCATCTCCGAGATGGAGACGCGTGACGCGCAGGACGACGACAATACGCAGATCGCCGACATCGACTACTTCATCTCCGACGGCGACTGCGACGCCTTCATCATCTCGCCCAACTCGACGGCGGCGATGACGCCCGCCGTCGAGCGCGCCTGTGAGACCGGGAAGCCGGTCGTCGTGTTCGACCGCGGCGTGCAGACCGACTGCGCCGTGACCTTCATCCATCCCATCGGCGGCTTCGCCTGGGGCATCGACACGGCGGAGTTCCTCAGCGAGCGGCTCGGGGAGGGCGACAAGGTGGTCGCCCTGCGGATCCTGCCCGGCGTGGACGTCCTGGAGCAGCGCTGGGCCGCCGCCGAGCGCATCTTCGAGGAGAACGGCATCGAGGCCGTCGACTACTTCACCGGGGCGGACCCCGTGGAGATCAAGTCGATCATCGCCGACGAACTGGCCACGGGCGACGTCCAGGGCGTCTGGATGGACGCGGGCGACGGCGCCGTCGCCGCCATCGAGGCGTTCGAGGACGCCGGGGCCGACCTGCCTGTCATGACGGGCGAGGACGAGATGAGCTTCCTGCGCAAATGGGACGAGACCGGCATCGACGCCCTCGCGCCCGTCTACTCGAACTTCCAGTGGCGGACACCGCTGTTGGCGCTCGAGAAGATCTTCAAGGGCGAGGAGATCCCGGCGGAGTGGGTCCTTCCGCAGTCGCCCATCACCGAGAACGAGCGCGCAGCATTCCTGACGGCCAACGAGGGCATGCCGGACGGCCACTACGCCAAGTTCGGCGGGGAGGACCTGCAGGGGTATCCGGAGGTCTGGCAGGAACGCCAGATCCCCTGA